A DNA window from Enterobacter cloacae subsp. cloacae ATCC 13047 contains the following coding sequences:
- a CDS encoding arsenate reductase ArsC, translated as MMSKTYNVLFLCSGNSARSLFAEVLMNQLGGGKFRAFSAGTQPASSPHPLTLRVLNDQGFSTESLKSKHLQNFRHPDAPQMDFIFTLCDRMAGEGCPVFPGSPITAHWGFRDPALAAGTDTEKYHAFVEVEKQIATRIRLFLSLPLDKIDRLSLQKQLQAMGNTGSDEH; from the coding sequence ATGATGAGTAAAACATACAATGTCCTGTTCCTGTGTTCAGGGAATTCGGCACGGAGCCTGTTTGCGGAAGTGCTGATGAACCAGCTTGGCGGGGGAAAATTCCGGGCATTCAGCGCCGGCACTCAACCGGCCAGTTCACCTCACCCGCTGACGCTCAGGGTACTTAACGATCAGGGATTCAGCACTGAATCCCTGAAAAGCAAACACCTGCAAAACTTTCGGCATCCTGATGCCCCGCAAATGGATTTCATTTTTACGCTGTGTGACCGGATGGCGGGAGAAGGATGTCCGGTGTTCCCGGGCAGCCCCATAACAGCCCACTGGGGTTTCCGGGATCCGGCTTTAGCAGCGGGAACCGATACGGAGAAATACCACGCCTTTGTGGAGGTTGAAAAACAGATTGCCACGCGCATCCGGCTGTTTCTGAGCCTTCCCCTGGATAAAATCGATCGGCTTTCATTACAGAAGCAGCTGCAGGCAATGGGTAATACCGGATCTGACGAACATTAA
- a CDS encoding sigma-70 family RNA polymerase sigma factor: MHEHELYCWLLRQTGNQADTDDLIQETFLRAIRQQRKFCSIVNTRAWLFEVARHLVIDKSRRQRPYQPLHDGVCIQDNAPETVDSLAECLPRILDKMTEDDRTILTLCDLEGMKQADFADRSGLTLAATKSRLLRARERLHKKLSSDCQVRLDEYGRVCCFTPR; this comes from the coding sequence ATGCATGAACACGAACTTTATTGCTGGTTACTCAGACAAACGGGTAATCAGGCTGATACTGATGATCTGATACAGGAAACCTTCCTCCGGGCAATACGTCAACAGAGAAAATTCTGTTCCATTGTAAATACAAGAGCCTGGCTGTTTGAGGTTGCCCGGCATCTGGTTATTGATAAAAGCCGGCGGCAGCGCCCATATCAGCCTCTCCACGATGGTGTATGCATACAGGATAATGCCCCTGAAACTGTCGATTCACTCGCTGAATGTCTGCCCCGTATACTGGATAAAATGACAGAGGATGATCGAACTATCCTTACTCTTTGCGATCTGGAAGGGATGAAACAGGCCGATTTTGCAGACCGAAGCGGTCTCACGCTTGCTGCAACCAAATCGAGATTATTACGGGCGAGAGAGAGATTGCATAAGAAACTCTCCAGTGATTGTCAGGTCAGACTGGATGAGTATGGTCGGGTATGTTGTTTTACTCCCCGATGA
- a CDS encoding permease, producing the protein MFQIFTDFATWLVYQRLNLSPATKLGDALHFFVEDVSKIFVLLLVLIYFVAMLRASLDVGRVRDYLAGKHRGVGYLLGSCFGAITPFCSCSSIPVFLGFTSAGIPLGITMAFLITSPLINEVAVLLLVSLLGWRFTLIYIVVGMAVGIAGGAFLDRIKAERWLADFAADALRDGQQHQTAVIRQSTGTPHMSLSKRHAFAKDETLTIFKRVWLWVILGVGLGAALHGFVPDGWIASHLGAGQWWSVPVAVLVGIPLYSNATGVIPVMESLITNGLPVGTALAFCMSTVAVSFPEFVLLKQVMKWQLLCILLLLLLTSFTLVGWVFNVVFPLVS; encoded by the coding sequence ATGTTCCAGATTTTCACAGATTTTGCCACCTGGCTGGTCTATCAACGACTTAATCTGAGTCCTGCCACCAAACTGGGGGATGCGCTCCATTTTTTTGTCGAAGACGTGAGCAAGATTTTCGTTCTGTTGCTGGTCTTGATCTACTTCGTAGCCATGTTACGGGCATCGCTGGATGTCGGGAGGGTAAGAGATTATCTTGCAGGTAAACATCGGGGGGTGGGGTATTTACTGGGATCCTGCTTCGGTGCCATTACCCCGTTCTGCTCCTGCTCAAGTATCCCGGTATTTCTGGGATTTACTTCGGCTGGTATTCCCCTCGGAATTACCATGGCCTTTCTCATCACCTCCCCACTTATCAATGAAGTCGCCGTCCTGCTTCTGGTCAGCCTGCTCGGATGGAGGTTCACGCTCATTTATATTGTTGTCGGAATGGCTGTTGGTATAGCTGGCGGTGCTTTTCTTGATCGGATTAAGGCCGAACGCTGGTTAGCCGACTTTGCCGCTGACGCCCTCAGAGACGGGCAGCAACATCAAACTGCTGTGATCCGACAATCTACCGGGACACCGCATATGTCTCTCTCAAAGCGACATGCCTTTGCTAAAGATGAAACGCTCACCATTTTTAAACGTGTCTGGCTCTGGGTCATTCTCGGTGTAGGACTTGGCGCTGCACTGCATGGATTTGTGCCGGACGGATGGATCGCATCGCATCTTGGTGCCGGTCAGTGGTGGAGCGTTCCGGTAGCCGTACTGGTTGGCATACCACTCTATTCCAATGCGACCGGTGTGATCCCCGTGATGGAAAGCCTGATTACTAACGGCCTGCCAGTGGGTACAGCACTGGCTTTTTGCATGAGCACTGTCGCAGTCAGCTTCCCTGAGTTCGTTCTGCTCAAACAAGTGATGAAGTGGCAATTACTCTGCATCCTGCTGTTGCTGTTGTTGACCTCATTCACACTGGTTGGCTGGGTTTTTAACGTCGTATTCCCGCTGGTTTCCTGA
- a CDS encoding tyrosine-protein phosphatase: MMTLAELSENQADALPSLCADLHMDWFHLPVQDSCAPEEPFEQAFAREKKSLLALVRSGGTLVIHCHGGSGRTGMMAAVLMLESGYQPAQVKKQVQLIRPKSLTSPVQVNYLCKRYGYQ; the protein is encoded by the coding sequence ATGATGACGCTGGCTGAACTCAGTGAAAATCAGGCTGATGCACTTCCGTCACTGTGCGCTGACCTTCATATGGACTGGTTTCACCTCCCCGTGCAAGACAGCTGTGCACCTGAAGAACCATTTGAACAGGCATTTGCCCGAGAGAAAAAGAGCCTGCTGGCTTTAGTCCGGTCTGGCGGGACGCTGGTTATCCATTGTCATGGTGGTTCTGGCCGGACAGGCATGATGGCCGCTGTTCTGATGCTCGAGTCAGGTTATCAGCCTGCTCAGGTGAAAAAACAGGTCCAGCTAATCAGGCCAAAATCACTGACTTCGCCGGTACAGGTCAATTATCTTTGTAAGCGATACGGCTACCAGTAA
- the arsD gene encoding arsenite efflux transporter metallochaperone ArsD yields MKTLSVYDPALCCSSGVCGTEVDQALVSFSADVTWLKQQGVSVERFNLSQQPLAFAENPSVKAFLERSGAESLPLILLDGEFVLSGRYPTRQDLARWFGLNQEKTGMAPGKSCCGGNTSCC; encoded by the coding sequence ATGAAAACACTGTCAGTGTATGACCCGGCACTTTGCTGCAGTTCGGGTGTGTGCGGGACGGAAGTGGACCAGGCTCTGGTGTCATTTTCCGCAGACGTCACGTGGCTGAAACAGCAGGGTGTGTCGGTGGAACGTTTTAACCTGTCGCAGCAACCTCTGGCATTTGCTGAGAATCCGTCAGTTAAAGCCTTTCTTGAGCGCTCCGGTGCTGAAAGCCTGCCGTTAATTTTGCTGGATGGCGAGTTTGTCCTGTCTGGTCGCTATCCGACACGGCAGGATCTGGCTCGCTGGTTTGGGCTTAATCAGGAGAAAACAGGCATGGCACCGGGGAAAAGCTGCTGTGGCGGCAACACGTCATGTTGCTGA
- a CDS encoding metalloregulator ArsR/SmtB family transcription factor, translating into MAPITALQLFKNLSDETRLKIVLLLRASGELCVCELCGTLEESQPKISRHLSMLRESGLLIDRREGKWIHYRLSAHMPAWAAAVIEQAYLSQKEDISLLAGRIARNSATTGGRAVCL; encoded by the coding sequence ATGGCCCCGATTACTGCGCTTCAGCTTTTCAAGAATCTCTCGGATGAAACTCGCCTGAAAATCGTTCTGTTACTCAGGGCGTCAGGAGAACTCTGTGTTTGTGAGCTTTGCGGAACGCTTGAGGAATCTCAGCCCAAAATATCCCGCCATCTCTCCATGCTACGGGAAAGTGGACTGCTTATTGACCGCCGCGAAGGCAAATGGATCCACTACCGGCTTTCAGCGCATATGCCCGCCTGGGCGGCAGCTGTCATTGAACAGGCTTATCTCAGTCAGAAAGAGGATATTTCGCTTCTGGCCGGGCGGATTGCCCGCAACAGCGCCACAACCGGCGGCAGAGCGGTTTGTCTTTAA
- a CDS encoding IS3 family transposase (programmed frameshift) — protein sequence MIFSPQHKTGDLMNKKTKRTFPPEFRLECAQLIVDKGYSYRQASEAMNVGSTTLESWVRQLRRERQGITPSATPITPDQQRIRELEKQVRRLEEQNTIFKKGYRALNVRLAERFTIAARLSDSHTVVSLCSALEIHRSSYRYWRKRRDTVNPARVRLCSEIRRAWNQSRGSAGARTLAEMLTQNGVPMSRYRAGRLMKYLNLSSCQPGKHQYKNARQEHTSLPNLLERQFAVPEPDRVWCGDITYLWAGNRWCYLAVVMDLFARRVIGWSLSAHADTALISSALRMAYETRGQPRDVMFHSDQGSQYTGLKYQQLLWRCRINQSVSRRGNCWDNSPMERFFRSLKTEWVPTNGYAGKDEARQQINDYILNYYNSVRPHHYNGGLTPEESENRYHFYCKTVASIT from the exons GTGATATTCTCACCACAACACAAAACAGGTGACTTAATGAACAAGAAAACCAAACGAACCTTCCCCCCTGAGTTCAGGCTGGAATGTGCACAGCTGATTGTTGATAAGGGCTACTCATATCGACAGGCCAGTGAAGCGATGAATGTCGGTTCAACCACGCTTGAGAGCTGGGTACGCCAGCTCAGGCGAGAGCGCCAGGGGATTACGCCCTCTGCCACACCCATTACTCCAGACCAGCAACGTATCCGCGAGCTGGAAAAGCAAGTTCGCCGTCTGGAGGAACAAAATACGATAT TTAAAAAAGGCTACCGCGCTCTTAATGTCCGACTCGCTGAACGGTTCACGATAGCCGCCAGACTAAGTGACAGCCACACGGTTGTCAGCCTGTGTTCTGCTCTGGAAATACACCGCAGCAGTTACCGGTACTGGCGAAAACGACGCGATACGGTTAATCCGGCACGAGTCAGGTTGTGCAGCGAAATACGCCGGGCGTGGAACCAAAGTCGGGGCTCTGCGGGCGCGCGCACTCTGGCTGAAATGCTGACTCAAAACGGCGTCCCGATGAGCCGTTACCGTGCCGGGCGTCTGATGAAATATCTGAACCTGAGCAGTTGTCAGCCCGGAAAACATCAGTATAAAAATGCCCGTCAGGAGCATACCAGCCTGCCGAATCTGCTTGAGCGTCAGTTCGCAGTACCGGAGCCAGACCGGGTATGGTGTGGAGATATTACGTATCTCTGGGCAGGAAATCGCTGGTGCTATCTGGCGGTTGTTATGGATCTTTTTGCCCGCAGGGTTATCGGCTGGAGTCTGTCAGCGCATGCCGATACCGCACTGATAAGCAGTGCCCTGCGGATGGCCTATGAGACGCGTGGCCAACCCCGGGATGTCATGTTCCATAGCGACCAGGGAAGCCAGTATACAGGCCTTAAATATCAACAACTTCTCTGGCGTTGCAGAATAAATCAAAGCGTCAGTCGGCGGGGAAACTGCTGGGATAACAGCCCCATGGAACGCTTCTTCCGCAGTCTGAAAACAGAATGGGTGCCAACGAATGGTTACGCAGGCAAGGACGAGGCCCGGCAGCAAATTAATGATTACATATTGAACTACTACAACAGCGTCAGACCTCACCATTATAACGGTGGGCTGACGCCGGAAGAGTCAGAGAACAGATACCATTTTTACTGTAAAACTGTGGCCAGTATTACTTGA
- a CDS encoding arsenical efflux pump membrane protein ArsB, whose protein sequence is MWLAAAIFILTIVLVIWQPRGLGIGWSAMLGALLALITGVVHPGDIPAVWHIVWNATAAFIAVIIISLLLDESGFFEWAALHVARWGNGRGRWLFSWIVLLGAAVAALFANDGAALILTPIVIAMLLALGFSKGTTLAFVMAAGFIADSASLPLIVSNLVNIVSADFFKLGFNEYASVMVPVDIAAIIATLVMLHLYFRKDIPATYEISRLKAPEEAIRDRNTFRTGWGILALLLLGFFGLEPLGIPVSAVAAVGALILFLVAKKGHAINTGKVLRGAPWQIVIFSLGMYLVVYGLRNAGLTDYLSAVLNQFASQGLWAATLGTGFLTAFLSSIMNNMPTVLVGALSIDGSTATGVIKEAMIYANVIGSDLGPKITPIGSLATLLWLHVLAQKDIRITWGYYFRVGIVMTLPVLFVTLVALALRLSVSF, encoded by the coding sequence ATGTGGCTGGCTGCAGCTATTTTTATTCTGACCATTGTACTGGTCATCTGGCAACCCCGGGGGCTGGGAATAGGCTGGAGCGCGATGCTCGGGGCCTTACTCGCACTGATTACTGGTGTGGTTCACCCCGGTGATATTCCGGCCGTCTGGCATATTGTCTGGAATGCGACGGCTGCGTTCATTGCGGTCATTATTATCAGTCTGTTACTCGACGAATCAGGTTTCTTTGAATGGGCAGCTCTGCACGTCGCACGCTGGGGTAACGGCCGCGGACGATGGCTGTTTTCCTGGATTGTTTTACTGGGTGCTGCGGTAGCGGCGCTGTTTGCCAACGACGGTGCGGCGCTCATCCTGACACCTATCGTTATCGCCATGTTGCTCGCACTGGGATTCAGTAAAGGCACCACGCTGGCGTTCGTTATGGCGGCAGGATTTATCGCAGACTCCGCCAGCCTGCCACTCATCGTTTCGAACCTGGTGAACATCGTCTCGGCGGATTTCTTTAAGCTCGGGTTCAATGAATATGCGTCCGTTATGGTGCCGGTTGATATCGCGGCCATTATTGCCACACTGGTGATGCTGCATCTGTATTTCCGGAAGGATATTCCCGCGACCTATGAAATTTCGCGCCTTAAAGCGCCGGAAGAGGCTATCCGCGATCGGAATACCTTCCGGACAGGCTGGGGGATTCTGGCTCTTTTACTGCTCGGATTCTTTGGGCTTGAACCCCTGGGGATCCCCGTCAGTGCAGTTGCCGCCGTCGGCGCACTCATCCTGTTTCTGGTCGCCAAAAAAGGACATGCGATTAATACCGGAAAGGTGCTTCGCGGAGCCCCCTGGCAGATTGTGATTTTCTCCCTGGGCATGTATCTGGTGGTCTACGGACTGCGTAATGCCGGACTGACTGACTACCTGTCTGCTGTGCTTAATCAGTTCGCCAGCCAGGGCCTGTGGGCGGCCACGCTGGGCACGGGCTTCCTGACCGCCTTCCTCTCCTCGATCATGAATAACATGCCAACCGTCCTGGTAGGAGCACTGTCTATCGATGGCAGTACCGCGACCGGAGTGATTAAAGAGGCCATGATTTACGCCAATGTCATTGGCAGCGACCTGGGGCCCAAAATCACCCCTATCGGCAGTCTGGCCACCCTGCTGTGGTTACATGTGCTGGCGCAGAAAGATATCCGGATCACCTGGGGATATTACTTCCGGGTCGGCATCGTAATGACCCTGCCCGTGCTGTTTGTGACGCTGGTTGCTCTGGCATTACGTTTATCCGTTTCGTTCTGA
- a CDS encoding thioredoxin family protein, whose product MKHVKVLGTGCSSCKTTIRLIQQVADERGVAIQLEKVESLPEIMKYKVMSTPAVVINDIVVHAGGIPSKDIIESWL is encoded by the coding sequence ATGAAGCATGTAAAAGTACTGGGTACAGGTTGTTCCAGTTGTAAAACAACCATCCGGCTTATCCAGCAAGTAGCTGATGAGCGAGGCGTCGCTATTCAGCTTGAAAAAGTGGAGTCACTACCTGAAATAATGAAATACAAAGTGATGTCGACACCGGCAGTCGTCATTAATGACATCGTTGTACACGCCGGAGGAATACCGTCAAAAGACATTATCGAAAGCTGGCTCTGA
- the arsH gene encoding arsenical resistance protein ArsH: MNELNDSLPNIIPDIFDTPDFTGKPLSETPGHAPRILMLYGSVRERSYSRLTTEEGARLLTAMGAEVRIFNPSGLPLPDDAPDTHPKVAELRELVRWSEGMVWCSPERHGAMTGIMKAQIDWLPLSEGAVRPSQGKTLAVMQVSGGSQSFNAVNQMRILGRWMRMITIPNQSSVAKAWQEFDEEGRMKPSAYYDRIVDVMEELMKFTLLTRGRTAYLVDRYSERKESASALSGRVNQRSI; the protein is encoded by the coding sequence ATGAACGAATTAAATGACAGCCTGCCAAATATCATCCCTGACATTTTCGATACTCCGGACTTCACTGGCAAACCTTTATCTGAAACGCCCGGGCATGCACCACGTATTTTGATGCTTTATGGATCTGTACGTGAACGTTCATACAGCCGCCTGACTACGGAGGAAGGAGCACGCCTGCTCACCGCCATGGGCGCTGAAGTCCGTATTTTTAATCCTTCCGGGCTTCCCCTGCCAGATGATGCTCCGGATACCCACCCAAAAGTTGCCGAGCTACGTGAACTGGTGCGATGGTCAGAAGGAATGGTGTGGTGCTCCCCTGAACGTCATGGGGCGATGACCGGGATTATGAAAGCACAGATAGACTGGCTCCCACTGAGCGAAGGGGCTGTACGCCCATCGCAGGGGAAAACGCTGGCGGTGATGCAGGTCAGCGGTGGCTCCCAGTCCTTTAACGCGGTTAACCAGATGCGTATTTTAGGACGCTGGATGCGTATGATCACCATTCCCAATCAGTCGTCAGTCGCCAAAGCCTGGCAGGAATTTGATGAAGAAGGCAGGATGAAGCCCTCAGCCTATTACGACAGGATCGTGGATGTGATGGAAGAGCTGATGAAGTTTACGTTGCTTACCCGGGGGAGAACTGCCTACCTGGTTGACCGCTACAGTGAACGTAAGGAAAGTGCCTCTGCACTTTCCGGGAGGGTAAACCAGCGCAGCATATAG
- a CDS encoding arsenate reductase ArsC, whose amino-acid sequence MNILFLCTGNSCRSILAEATFNALSPEAHHAFSAGSQPKGEVHPRALALLRKEGIPTDGYYSKSWNNLPVTPDVVITVCGNAAGETCPAYLAPAVRAHWGVEDPDKTTGSDEEIDAAFEQAWHILRRRIEAFLLLAPSVLSGPEERLQAELNRIGETIF is encoded by the coding sequence ATGAATATTCTTTTTCTGTGTACCGGTAATTCCTGTCGTTCCATTCTGGCCGAAGCGACGTTTAATGCGCTTTCACCGGAAGCGCACCACGCCTTCAGCGCAGGCAGTCAGCCTAAAGGTGAAGTCCATCCCCGCGCTCTTGCTCTTCTCAGGAAAGAAGGGATACCCACGGATGGGTATTACAGCAAATCGTGGAACAACCTCCCTGTGACCCCGGATGTGGTGATCACGGTGTGCGGGAATGCGGCGGGTGAAACCTGTCCTGCGTATCTGGCTCCGGCGGTGAGGGCACACTGGGGAGTCGAGGATCCTGATAAGACTACAGGAAGTGATGAGGAGATCGATGCCGCTTTCGAACAGGCCTGGCATATTCTTCGTCGCCGGATTGAAGCCTTTCTGTTGCTTGCGCCATCAGTCCTGTCGGGCCCTGAGGAGCGTCTTCAGGCTGAACTGAACCGGATCGGTGAAACCATTTTTTAA
- the arsA gene encoding arsenical pump-driving ATPase, which produces MNYLNTIPKFLFFTGKGGVGKTSLSCATAIRLADEGKRILLVSTDPASNVGQVFGQQIGNTLTVISDVPGLTALEIDPQAAAQQYRARIVDPVKGILPEDVVRSIEEQLSGACTTEIAAFDEFTGLLTDDALLNDFDHVIFDTAPTGHTIRLLQLPGAWSSFIETNPDGASCLGPLAGLEKQRERYSHALSVLADGEKTRLILVARAQQSTLAEVARTHDELLHVGLKHQYLVINGIMPAGEASEDSLASALYQREQRILSHMPQVLASLPTDRLSLQQENLVGVTALRRLLTGENKPCSLPAAKPVSEPLSVPSLEMLIDDIARGGHGLVMLMGKGGVGKTTLAAAVAVALADKGFDVHLTTSDPAAHLESTLNGQLPHLQVSRIDPHAETARYREHVLATKGKELDPQGRALLEEDLRSPCTEEIAVFQAFSRVIREAGKRFVVMDTAPTGHTLLLLDATGAYHREVVKRMGEKGHYLTPMMQLQDPERTKIMLVTLPETTPVLEAAGLQEDLRRAGIEPWAWLINNSLVATETTSPLLLTRAAHEAAQINKVRTELASRMALIPLQQEEPTGIEQLKRLTRQAGK; this is translated from the coding sequence ATGAATTATCTCAACACTATCCCGAAGTTTCTCTTTTTTACGGGGAAAGGAGGCGTCGGAAAAACCTCGCTTTCCTGCGCAACCGCTATTCGTCTGGCTGATGAGGGCAAACGCATCCTGCTGGTCAGTACCGATCCCGCGTCCAATGTGGGCCAGGTCTTCGGGCAGCAGATTGGTAACACCCTGACGGTCATCTCTGACGTACCCGGACTCACTGCGCTGGAAATCGATCCGCAGGCGGCGGCGCAACAGTATCGTGCCCGCATCGTTGATCCGGTTAAAGGGATTTTGCCCGAAGATGTCGTCCGCAGCATTGAAGAACAGTTGTCCGGTGCCTGCACAACAGAAATTGCCGCCTTTGATGAGTTCACCGGGCTGCTGACCGACGACGCGTTACTGAATGATTTTGACCATGTGATTTTTGATACCGCCCCTACAGGGCATACCATTCGTCTGCTACAGCTGCCAGGTGCCTGGAGCAGTTTTATCGAGACGAATCCTGACGGTGCATCCTGCCTTGGGCCGCTGGCCGGACTGGAAAAACAGCGGGAACGTTACTCGCATGCATTATCGGTGCTGGCAGACGGGGAAAAGACACGGTTAATCCTGGTCGCCCGCGCTCAGCAGTCAACGCTGGCTGAAGTTGCCCGCACGCATGATGAACTGTTGCATGTCGGTCTCAAGCACCAGTACCTGGTCATAAACGGGATCATGCCTGCCGGAGAAGCCTCAGAGGACAGTCTTGCCAGCGCACTGTATCAGCGTGAACAACGTATTCTTTCTCACATGCCGCAGGTGCTTGCATCGCTTCCGACGGACAGGTTAAGCCTTCAGCAGGAAAACCTGGTTGGCGTGACGGCGCTTCGCCGTTTGCTGACGGGAGAAAATAAGCCATGCTCACTGCCCGCAGCGAAACCCGTGTCAGAGCCTCTCTCCGTACCGTCCCTGGAAATGCTGATTGATGATATTGCCCGTGGCGGACATGGTCTGGTGATGCTGATGGGCAAAGGCGGCGTGGGAAAAACAACGCTGGCCGCCGCTGTGGCCGTGGCCCTCGCTGATAAAGGGTTTGATGTCCATCTCACCACATCGGATCCCGCAGCACACCTTGAAAGCACGCTTAACGGACAACTGCCTCATCTCCAGGTCAGTCGTATCGATCCGCATGCCGAGACTGCGCGTTACCGGGAACATGTTCTTGCCACCAAAGGAAAGGAGCTGGACCCACAGGGACGGGCGTTACTGGAAGAAGATTTACGTTCCCCCTGCACGGAGGAAATCGCGGTATTCCAGGCATTTTCCCGTGTGATCAGGGAGGCCGGGAAACGTTTTGTGGTCATGGATACCGCCCCGACAGGCCACACCCTGTTACTGCTGGATGCCACGGGAGCCTACCATCGTGAAGTGGTAAAACGAATGGGCGAAAAAGGGCATTATCTGACGCCAATGATGCAGTTGCAGGATCCTGAGCGAACCAAAATCATGCTCGTAACCCTGCCTGAAACCACTCCTGTTCTCGAAGCTGCCGGTTTACAGGAGGATTTACGTCGGGCCGGTATTGAACCCTGGGCATGGCTCATCAATAACAGTCTGGTCGCAACAGAAACAACGTCACCGCTGTTATTAACAAGGGCTGCACACGAAGCTGCTCAGATCAATAAGGTCAGGACGGAGCTGGCCTCACGCATGGCGCTGATCCCTCTGCAGCAGGAAGAGCCGACAGGTATTGAACAACTCAAACGTCTTACCCGTCAGGCAGGAAAATAA
- the arsC gene encoding glutaredoxin-dependent arsenate reductase has protein sequence MSAITIYHNPACGTSRNTLELIRNSGVEPTVILYLETPPARAELVTLIADMGICVRDLLRKNVEPYEQLGLAEDKWSDDELIDFMLQHPILINRPVVVTPLGTRLCRPSEVVLDILPDAQKGAFSKEDGEQVIDAQGQRVVK, from the coding sequence ATGAGCGCAATTACGATTTATCATAACCCGGCCTGCGGGACGTCCCGCAATACCCTCGAATTGATCCGCAACAGTGGTGTGGAACCCACGGTCATTTTATACCTTGAGACGCCGCCGGCCCGCGCTGAGCTGGTCACACTTATCGCTGATATGGGGATCTGCGTGCGTGACCTGCTGCGTAAAAATGTGGAGCCTTATGAGCAACTGGGCCTGGCAGAGGACAAATGGAGTGACGATGAGCTGATTGATTTTATGCTGCAGCATCCCATCCTGATCAATCGTCCTGTTGTGGTCACCCCTCTGGGTACCCGGCTGTGCCGTCCGTCTGAGGTGGTGCTGGATATTCTGCCGGATGCACAAAAGGGAGCGTTCAGCAAAGAGGACGGCGAACAGGTGATTGATGCCCAGGGGCAGCGTGTCGTGAAGTAA
- a CDS encoding GNAT family N-acetyltransferase, with translation MEITEADERHISAIQQIYAWHVLHGTATFETEPPDVAEMTARQKNIHAAGLPWFVATENGEVLGYCYLSLYRERCAYRFTLEDSVYIAPAFQGRGIGTLLLSRVVAWAEEHGFRQLIAVVGNSENIASLSLHRSAGFRHTGTLKSVGFKHGRWLDTVILQRTLGAGDVTLPDIPTG, from the coding sequence ATGGAAATAACTGAAGCAGATGAAAGACATATCTCCGCGATTCAGCAGATATACGCCTGGCATGTATTGCATGGCACAGCCACTTTTGAAACAGAGCCACCCGATGTGGCAGAAATGACCGCCCGGCAAAAAAATATACATGCTGCCGGACTCCCGTGGTTTGTCGCGACAGAGAATGGAGAGGTTCTGGGTTATTGTTACCTTTCACTTTACCGTGAAAGATGCGCATACCGATTCACTCTGGAAGATTCCGTATACATAGCCCCTGCATTTCAGGGGCGAGGGATCGGAACGTTGTTATTGTCACGTGTAGTGGCATGGGCAGAGGAACATGGTTTTCGCCAGCTTATCGCCGTAGTGGGTAACAGTGAAAATATCGCCTCTCTTTCACTGCACCGTTCCGCAGGCTTCAGGCATACGGGGACACTTAAATCCGTGGGGTTTAAGCATGGTCGCTGGCTTGATACAGTAATACTGCAACGCACTCTTGGTGCCGGTGATGTTACACTTCCGGACATACCCACTGGCTGA